In the Clostridium gelidum genome, ACCTCTTAAAAAATAAGAGTGCCCGTTAAATTAACGGGCACTCTCTACTTTATCTCTAAATAAGACTTTATAACTTCTTCTAGTATGTCATCTCTTTCAAGTTTTCGTACTAAAGCTCTTGCTCCGTTGTAATTAGTGATGTAAGTAGGGTCTCCTGAAATCAAATATCCAACTAATTGATTTATAGGATTATATCCTTTTTGTTGTAATGAATTATAAACCTCTGTTAGTATTGTTTTGGTAAGAGCTTCTTTATTCTTACTTAAATCAAATTGCATTGTATGTTCAATATTATTACTCATAGCACCGCTGCGTAAAGCAACACACCCCCTTACTCAATATCTAAGGAAACTATCTTTTATATTAATTATTAACTTAATCTGTTAAATTTATTCACCAATCAATACTTAGATTATAACCTATATTTTATAAAAAGTATACTATTTTGCTAAAGTTTCGACTATTTTATAAGACTCATTTATTGCTTCTTGTATTTTTCCCGGTAATTTCCCACCAGCTTGAGCCATGTCTGGTCTTCCACCACCACCACCACCAAGTATAGTTGATACCTCTTTAATTAACTTCCCACAATGAGCGCCTTTAGCTACTGCGTCTTTAGTTGCCATAGCACATATAATAACTTTTCCAGCATTTTCGCTCATAAGTAATACCATGCTATTTTCTACCTTATCTCTTACTTTTTCGCAAACATCCCTTAAAGCATCAGAATCAACATCTTTTAATTCATATGCTATTACATTAATATCCTTAATGCTTTTTGCACATGCTACTATATCATCTAATCCCATTGATGCAAATTTAGATTTTAAAGCTACTATTTCTTTATCTTTTTCTTTTAATTCTTTAACTTGTTGTTCAAGTTTATTTAAAAGTTCTTTTTCTGAACATTTAAATTTACCTGTGATTTCTTTTAACAAATCTTTCTTTTCATTCACTAATTTATAAGCTTCTTTTCCAATTACAGCTTCTATTCTTCTAGTTCCTGCTGCAATACCACTCTCAGATATTATTTTAAATAATCCTATCTTTCCAGTATTATCTATATGAGTTCCACCACATAATTCTTTAGAATATTCTCCAGCTTTTACAACTCTTACTTTATCAGAATATTTATCATCAAATATACCTATAGCGCCACTATTTTTTGCTTCTTGAAGATCCATAACATCTGTAATAACTGGTGTTACACTAGTTATTGCTTCATTAACTAAATCTTCAACCCTTGTTATTTCTTCTTCTGTTAGCCCTTCAAAGTGAGAGAAATCAAATCTAAGTCTCTCATTACTTACATATGATCCAGCTTGATGAACATGTGATCCAAGAACTTCAACTAATGCTCTATCTAAAAGATGCGTTGCCGTATGATTTTTCTTAATACTTTCACGTCTAGTTCTGTCTACTTCTAAAGTAACCTTATCCCCTACTTTAAGTTCTCCAGATAAAACTTCCACAAAGTGAATTATCTTTCCCCCAATATTCTTTTTAGTATCGCAAACATTACCTTTAAAGCTATCATTGAATATAATACCCGTGTCTCCTATTTGTCCACCCATTTCTGCATATAAAGGAGTAACATCTGTAACTACAATAGCCTTATTTCCTTCAGTTATTGTTTCTGCAAAATCGTCACCTTCAATTAATACTTTAATTTCTGCACTTAAAGTATCATTGTCATAACCATCAAAAACAGTTTCAACATCTGCAGCTATTGCATCTGAAATATTAACATCTGCTCCCATATAGTTAGAAGTCTTTCTTGCACTTCTAGCTCTATCTCTTTGAATTTTCATTTCTTCATGAAAAGCATCTTCATCTAAAGATAAACCTTCATCTTCTAATATTTCTTTTGTTAATTCCATAGGAAAACCAAAAGTATCATATAATTTAAATCCATCTGCACCTTTAAGAACTTTTTTATTATTTTCTTTTAATTCAGCTACGAATCCATTTAATATTTCAATTCCAGAATCTAAAGTTTCTCTAAATTTATCTTCTTCTATTTTAATTACTTTTTTAATATATTCTTTTTTTGCTTCTATTTCTGGATATGCATCCTTTGAATCTCTAATAACAATATCACATAAATTGCAAAGGAAAGCATCTTTAATACCTAATGTTTTTCCATGTCTTGCTGCTCTTCTAAGAAGTCTTCTAAGTACATATCCTCTTCCTTCGTTAGATGGCATTACATCATCTGAAATCATAAAAGTTATAGATCTAATATGGTCAGTTATAAGTCTTAAAGAAATATCTATTTTATGAGCTTCTCCATATTTAACCTTTGCAAGATTTGAAGCTTCATTTAATATGTTTTCTAAAGTATCAATTTCAAATATACTATTTTTTTCTTGCATTATAGTTGCAAGTCTTTCAAGTCCCATTCCTGTATCAATATTAGTTGTTGCAAGCTTTTCATAGTTACCTTTTCCATCTCCATCGAATTGTGTAAACACAAGATTCCAAAATTCAATAATCTTGTCTTCATCTGCTGCGTTTAAAAATTCTTCTGCT is a window encoding:
- a CDS encoding IreB family regulatory phosphoprotein → MSNNIEHTMQFDLSKNKEALTKTILTEVYNSLQQKGYNPINQLVGYLISGDPTYITNYNGARALVRKLERDDILEEVIKSYLEIK
- the alaS gene encoding alanine--tRNA ligase, which codes for MKFTKTNDLREAYLKFFEGKEHLRLESFSLVPKNDKSLLLVNAGMAPLKPYFTGLQQPPRKRITTCQKCVRTGDIENVGITSRHGTFFEMLGNFSFGDYFKKEIIPWAWEFITDVLELPKDKLYVTIYLDDDEAYEYWTTLTDVDKTHIFRLGKEENFWEHGAGPCGPCTEIHFNRTSEIVTTAEEFLNAADEDKIIEFWNLVFTQFDGDGKGNYEKLATTNIDTGMGLERLATIMQEKNSIFEIDTLENILNEASNLAKVKYGEAHKIDISLRLITDHIRSITFMISDDVMPSNEGRGYVLRRLLRRAARHGKTLGIKDAFLCNLCDIVIRDSKDAYPEIEAKKEYIKKVIKIEEDKFRETLDSGIEILNGFVAELKENNKKVLKGADGFKLYDTFGFPMELTKEILEDEGLSLDEDAFHEEMKIQRDRARSARKTSNYMGADVNISDAIAADVETVFDGYDNDTLSAEIKVLIEGDDFAETITEGNKAIVVTDVTPLYAEMGGQIGDTGIIFNDSFKGNVCDTKKNIGGKIIHFVEVLSGELKVGDKVTLEVDRTRRESIKKNHTATHLLDRALVEVLGSHVHQAGSYVSNERLRFDFSHFEGLTEEEITRVEDLVNEAITSVTPVITDVMDLQEAKNSGAIGIFDDKYSDKVRVVKAGEYSKELCGGTHIDNTGKIGLFKIISESGIAAGTRRIEAVIGKEAYKLVNEKKDLLKEITGKFKCSEKELLNKLEQQVKELKEKDKEIVALKSKFASMGLDDIVACAKSIKDINVIAYELKDVDSDALRDVCEKVRDKVENSMVLLMSENAGKVIICAMATKDAVAKGAHCGKLIKEVSTILGGGGGGRPDMAQAGGKLPGKIQEAINESYKIVETLAK